The nucleotide window GGGATCAACAACCTTGGCGCGGTTGTCGGCGTCTCAGACACCAGCTCCGGTCCGCATGCTTTTCTATGGCAAAACGGCGCCATGCAGGACCTTGGTCTCCTTTCAGGCGATACCAGCAGCCACGCTGACCATATCAATGACAGCGGTATGGTTGTGGGCGCTTCCGAGGGCAGCGGAGGCGTTCGCGCTTTCGTCTGGACCAGCGCTGCCGGAATGCAGCCCTTGAGTGAAGAGTCCGGCGCAATTTACAGCGAAGCTTTCGACATCAATAACGCAGGCCAGGTAGTGGGCGAAATCGCAAGCTCCATGGGGACCCGCGCTTTCCTTTGGACCAGCCACAATGGGCTGATTGACCTGAATGAATCTGTCACCAATCTTCCGGGTGATGTTGTGCTGATTGGGGCTTTTTCCATCAATGAAAAAGGCCAGATCGTCGCTTTCGGCATCAAGAGTCCCAAGGTGAGCAAACATCAGGAAGTCTCGGCGGATAGCCACGTCCATGCTGGCCCGACGCGGGTTTTTCTGCTGACGCCACAGTAGGAGTGTTGGGCTATAATCCGCCCATGCTTGGTGGACGCAGCAGCGAACAGTGGATCGCACAATACGCAAGCAGTCACACGCATCCAGTCAACCGGTTTTGCCATAGCCTTGGCATACCGCTGATCGTGCTGTCACTGGCGCTGGGCGTGGCGGCCATTTTTTATCATCCGCTCTGGATGCTTGCCGCCGGACTCTTCGTTTTCGGGTGGCTACTGCAGTTCATTGGCCACGCTTTTGAGCACAAAGAGCCTGAGTTCTTCCACGACTGGCGATTTCTGCTGGTGGGCGTGCGCTGGTGGTGGGCCAAGATGCGGGGCAGAGCCTAAGGAACTATTGAAACCAGCTTTGCGAATGCGGCCGCATTAATTCCTGTCCTCGTTCCCCAGCGATCAGAAGCAGTCAGAGGTGATGCGGGCCATCATGATGGGTGCTTGATGTTGCCGATCTGCATAAATCCACACACTTTTAAGCCGGCTTTCCTCAGAGCTGCGCGTGAAGCAACATTCTTGATCTGGCAGCGGGCGGCGGGAACTCTTCCAGCCAGATAACATGCTTTCTGCAACTCCTGCAGGATAAAAGTTCCGTAACCCCGCCTGCGGCAATCCTTCCTCACTTCCATATAAAGATCGGCAAATGGAGGGTTGTAGTGGAGCATGAATCCGCCTGTGGCCACGATTTCTCCCTTTACCTCAAGCACATAGTCTCCAGTTGGTTCTACCGTGTGTTCAAAAATCTGATCGTCAGGACGCGAGGGTCGGACTATGGAGTCTGGAATTGTGTATTCCGTCACCGAATGCGGCTCGAACAACACGACGTCCGAGCGTATGTCCTGGGAGAACGCATACAGCATTGTGGACAACAAATGATCATTGCTCTGGCATTCGATATATCTGGCGCGTGATGCAGAGATAAGTTCCTGGAATAGCAGGCTGGCCTGCTTTCTGAACGGCGGAACCACATAGAACTCGAATATCGTGTCGCGGTCGTTTCTTTCCTGCCCCTTGATGGAGCCGTAACCGGCGTCTTTGCCCTCGATTCTCAGCAGATAAGAATCGCTCCACCCGCGTTCAAGGACCGCGTTGTATCTGATCTGGAAATTCGTCTCCTGTAGATACAAAGCGCGCAATGCCAGAATGTCTTTCAGGTTCGCTTTCACAGCCGTTCCAATCATCTCTGCGTGGTCCTTTTGGCGTTACCGCCCGAAGCGTAGAAATAATAACGCTTAGCGGCGTGCTCCTGGTCGTGTCCAGTTGCGCTGCCACTGGGCTGGCTTTATTCTTGCCAGTTATGTCCACACTGGTTGAATGTGTTCCTAATTTCTCTGAAGGCCGTGATAAGAGCGTCGTTGATGCCATTGTCGAAGCCATGAAAATTCCCGGCGTCTCGCTGCTGGACCGCGAGATGGATTCCGACCACAACCGCTGCGTGATCACCATTGTGGGTGATCGTGAAGCCATTGCTGAGGCCGCGATTCGTGGCGTCGGCAAAGCGTCCGAACTCATCGATCTCACCAAGCACCAGGGCGCTCATCCGCGCATCGGTGCGTCGGACGTGATCCCGTTTATCCCCATTGAAGGCGTTACCATAGAAGACTGCGTCGCCATTGCCCGCAAGGTCGGAGAAGAGATATGGAAACGCTTTAAAATTCCTGTGTATCTCTATGAATCTGCTGCCACAAATCCAGATCGCCAGAATTTGGAAAATATTCGTCGCGGCCAGTTTGAAGGCCTGCGTGAAGACATCCTCGTCAACCCTGCGCGCTGTCCGGATTTTGGCGATCCGCGCTGCCATCCCACGGCAGGAGCGACGGTCGTTGGTGCGCGCAAAGCCCTGATTGCTTATAACGTTTTTCTCAACACCAAAGACGTTGATATCGCCAAAAAGATCGCCAAGGCCGTGCGTTATTCTTCCGGTGGACTGCGTTATGTAAAAGGCGCGGGATTCGAAGTGCGCGGGCTCGCCCAGGTTTCCATGAACCTGACCGACTTTGAGCAAACGCCCATCGCCCGGGTCTTTGAATTTGTAAAGCGTGAAGCGGAGCGGTACGGCGTGCAGCCGCTCAGCAGTGAGATCGTTGGTTTGATCCCCAAGAAAGCATTGGAGCAGGCAGCCGAATGGTTTTTGCAGGTAGAAAATTTTGATTCATCCATGATCCTGGAAAACCGGCTTGCGGCGGTGACCAGCGGCAAAATGGCTGTGGGAGGCATTCGAGCCGGAGTCGAGCCGTTCATCGAACAGCTTGCTGCGCCCACGGCAACTCCCGGAGGAGGCAGCGCCGCGGCGTCTGTGGCTGCCATGGCGGCCGCGCTCGGCAGCATGGTCGCTGGAATGTCGCGAACGAAGAAAGCATACGTGCAATATGAACCGCAGTTGAGCGCGGCGCTGGCTCGGCTGGCGCAGCTCCGTGAAGAATTGAAAGCCCTCATCGATGCCGATGCTGAGAGCTACAACAAAGTTTTGGCCGCTTACAAGCTGGCCAAGACGTCCAACGACGGTGACGCACTAATCGAAACAGCCATGAAGGGCGCAACCACCGTGCCGATGGATACAGCGCAAAGAGCACGCGAAGTCAAAGACATCATTGAGACGCTGAAGCCCATTACCAGTCCAAACATGGCTTCTGATCTTACCGTGGCGTCCACTCTGGCCAGCGCGGCCATTGTTGGGGCCTTAGCCAACGTGGAAATCAATCTGGGGTCATTAAAAGATGCCGATTTTGCCGATGAGATACGTTCAAGAGTAGTGGAGCTCCAGAGGTGAATACCTTAAGTAATGGGAAATTAGCATCCTGAGCTGCACCTGAACGCATCAGATTAAGCAAAACCGGACTAAAATATGATTATGAAACGCACTCTTGTTATCACGCTCGCCTTCTTGTCGAGCGGACTTACTGCCTTTGCTGCTTCACTTGGTACGGCCGCGCGAACGGTGATCCCCATTGAAGTCCAGCAGATCATCAACGTCGATTACCGGCGCATGAAAAACTCTGACACGGCCATGGACATGAAGGCCAAGCTGCTTCCGCCGAACATGAAGCAGTTTGAAGATGCGCTGAAAGATATCGGCGTGAACCCCGATAAGGACATTGACCAGATCACGCTGGCCTCTTTCCGGATGAAAGACCAGGGCTTGCAGATGATCGGCATTGCGCAGGGCCAGTTCCCGCGCAAAAAGCTGATGCTCAAGATCACGAACCAGAAAATCAAGGGCACAAAGAAGAACGGCTCCATGATTTATCCCGTGGCGGGCGGGATGCAGATGACCTTTCTGGATGACTGGACCATGTTGTTTGGCGACATTGCCGCGGTGAAGGCCGCGCTGGATGCCCGCGACAATTCCAGCCAGAGCTTGAACGCCAATCGCGAGATCACTGATTTGATTCCGAACGTTGAGGCCGGGACAGTCTGGAGCGTGCTGGATGCCGCCGGGACTGAGACGATGTTGAAATCAGCCCTGGGCAGCGCCGCCGAACTCGGTGAATTCGATACCATGAAGAAGAAGCTTCTGGGCTCGCGCTACACCATCGACTTTGATCATGGCGTGGACTTCAACCTGAATGTTCTTACCTCTGATAACGTGACCGCATCAACTCTTTCGTCCGTCCTGAAGGCCGGCATTCTGTTCAAGAAAATGGACGCCAGCCCCACGGAAAAAGCGGCGATTGACGGTACCACCGTGGACAGCGATACCAATAAGCTGGTGGTGAAATTCAAAGCCGATGACAAGAACTTCCAGCAGTTGATGCAGTCGCCGATGTTTGCGTCGGTAGTGCGATAAAAAAATCTTTAACCACAAGGACACGAAGAAACACGAAGGAAAGCAGGAGCAACACCTTTGTGATCCTTCGTGTCCTTTGTGTTTTACAACTCGGCGCTCACTGCGTGCGCTAGCTCTTTGAGCGACTTCTCGTTTCTCCGATACCACATCCACAAGCCGTGCTTTTCAGCTTGCACCAGCCCGGCTTTCCGCAGGATTGACATGTGGTGAGAAATCGTTGGCTGTGAGAGTGTCACGTGGTCCTGCACGTCGCAAGCGCACATCCCCACGCCTTTTCCAATGGAGCATTGGCCCTTTTGCTTCAGCAGCCGAAGTATTTTCACCCGGGCAGGATCGGCAACAGCTTTAAGCGCCAGCACAAGTTGTTTATCGGTCATGGTCATCACATTCTGGCATCACATTCTTTAGTACACGCACAGATCGATTTTGGTCAATATGCAATCGTCTATTGACCGCGATTGCCAACCTCTGTTTTCCTAGATGTAGCATGGAATTGCGCAAAGATCCGATTACACGCTCCTGGGTCATCGTGGGCGATGACGTGGAGCGTCCAGCCCAGCCCGGCTATTGTCCCTTTTGTCCTGGAGCGCAGAACGCGCCGCAGGTGATTGCTACGTTGAATGGCAACGAGCTTGGCGGCCCAATCTCAGCCATGGTGCATCCAGCGCCCCTCTACCGCATTGAAGGAGAGCCGCATCGCCATGCGGAAGGCATCTATGACGCCATGAACACGGTTGGCGCGCATGAGGTGCTGGTGCAGAGCATCCGGCACGATATTGAGCTGTGGCAATCATCGGACGCTGAAATTTCCCAATTCCTGCTGCTGACCGCCCAGCGCATACAGGACCTGAAAGGCGATCTCCGGTTTAAGTATGTGACTATGTTCAAGAACCATGGGCCTGCCGCGAGTCAGGAGTTCGACCACCCTGTTTCCGAACTGACAGCGACCACGTTTGTTCCGCGTCGGGTGTTGTATGAGCTGCGAGCTTCCCGCGATTATTACTTGGAAAAAGAGCGCTGCGTTTTCTGTGACACGCTGGGACAGGAATTGCGCAATCCCATCAGGATCGTGGAGGCCCTGAACCACTTTGTTTCAATGTGTCCGTTCGCATCCCGCGTGCCGTATGAGATCTGGATCATGCCACGCAAGCATGAATCGTCCTTTGAGCGGTCAATCACGTCCAAGTCGGCCCATCTGAACGAACTGGCCGGATTAATCCGCCGAACACTGCAGCGGGTAATGAGCGTTTCTGAATCGTTTTATCTGGTGCTGCACACGGTGCCAAACACATATCAGAAATCGAACATACTGCAATACTGGAAAACCGTCGACGAGGACTACCACTGGCACATCGAGATCCTGCCTATTATTGGCGCCAAGGCCAAGCCGTACTTCCTGAAAGAGGTGTATTACACCCACATATCGTCGGAGTCGGCGGCGGAAAAATACCGGAAACTCTCGATCCGTTAGCTCCGCAGAGCGAATAGCGCGTTGCTAATATTCTTCCCGCAGTGTCATATAACCGGACTTCTCAATGCACTCATACAGTGAACCTCGAGCAGGGCTCGGGGCAATTTAGTAGCTTGCTGCTCAATCAGCATGGATAAAAACGAACTCCACGATGAACTTGAGCGGCTTCATCCGGCGAGCTTTGGCTGGGCGCTGTGGTGTTGCGACCACCGGAGAGATGAGGCGGAAGAAGTTTTGCAGGCCGCCTACCTCAAAGTGCTGGAGGGCGGAGCGCGCTTTGAAGGACGTGCAACCTTGCGGACTTGGTTTTTCTCCGTGGTTCGCCGGACGGCTTGGGAACAGCGTCGTAGGCGGTGGGCACGCGAGTTACTGTTGGGGCGCTGGATGGGACAGCAACCGGCTTCGATGCTGCATCCTGCGCCCGATGAAGCGCTGAGCAGTTCGGAAGAAAACCATGCGCTGCTTCGCGTGCTGATGAAGTTACCCGCGCGACAGCGTGAGGTCTTGCACCTGGTCTTTTATCAGGATTTAACGATTCAGGAGGCTGCGAAGGTTTTGAACATTTCCCTGGGAACGGCGCGCATACATTTTGAACGGGGCAAAACCAGGCTTCGCAGCCTGCTGAGTAAAGAGGAAATGCGATGAACGGGGACCAGAGTCTTCCTAACGATGATCGTGGCGACAAAGCGCCGCCGGACACCAACTTGCAAAATGCTGCCTTGCGCAAGCGCTTCGTCAGCCTTCGTGAGCAAGAGCAGCAGCACATTCCTGCATTCGCATCGCTATGGGGCGGCAGAAGCCGTATGCAACGGAGCAAAAGTTTCTGGTTCGCTGCCGCTGGTTGTGCGCTGATCGTTGTAATAGCGATTCTTTTGCTTCGCTCTGAACGGACGAATAGGAATGAAGTCTCAATGGTCGAGATTACCGAATGGAAAGCGCCTACGGATTTTCTGTTGGAAACACCCGGACGCGAAATTCTGCAGACCGTGCCGGAAATCGGTAAATGGCAGGGCTACACCGCGGCGACTTCCGCCGCGGACGGGCATTCGCAAGTCAGGAAAAAGGCTTTGCACTAGAGAAGGAGGATCTCTTTGAAATTCTACAGATTGTTGTTCGCATTGTTTGTTTTGAGCGCAGCAGGCTGGGGGCAGAAGCCGGCAGATGATCCCATTGCTCAAGCTCTTTATCCGCCCGAACTGGTCATGAAGTATCGCCAGGAAATCAATCTGGATGAAGGTCAATCCAAGGCCATGAAAGAGGCCATCCAGAAGGCCCAAACCAAATTCCTGGACATGCAATGGGACATGCAGTCTGAAGCGGAAAAGCTGGTCAAATTGTTGAAGGCGCGTCCTGTGGACGAGGCGGCGGTCATGGCCCAGATGGACCAGGTCTTGAACCGCGAACGCGATATCAAAAAGGCCCAGATATCTCTGCTGATCCACATCAAGAATTTGCTTTCAGAAGCACAGCAGAACAAGTTGACGGAACTTCGGCAAAAGCCGTCCTGATGAGCGTCTCTAGGCAGCGTCTGATTATTAATGTCAAGGTCGGGCGCTGCGTGCTCAAATCCCCGCACCAAAAGCGACCGCAAGCCTCCATTCCCACGCCAAGGTCTTGACCACAAAGGGAAGTAGGGTGGAAACCCTATACGATCAGCGTAAATCCTGAGTTTTATGCTGCCCGACATGCGTTCTGGAGGTACCTTTGTGCGTTTTATCACATGTGCTACAGGCACTCGCGGCTATAATTTGCAATAACTTATGCTTCCGTTGTTCTGGTTACGCGTGGCCCTGAGTCTGTACGGGGTGGGCCTGCTTTACGCCTTGGCGTCATTCTGGGGCGGCAGGAAAGTCCTGACCCGAATCACCCTGCCCGCGGTGGGGCTGGGAATGGTGTTTCATTTTGTCTCCATCGTGGAAAATGCCATGTCCAGCGGCACCTGGGCGCCAACTTCCATGCATGGACTGGAATCGTTGCTGGCGTTCGTGCTGATGGTATTTTTCTTTGTCGTGTATGCCCGTTTCCGCGCCACGTCACCGGGGCTGGCCGTGTTTCCGCTGGTTTTCTGGCTCACTTTTTCTGCTTCGTCTTACGCCGAGCCCACCGAGCCTTCCGCTCCACTTTTCGTAAGCACGCAATGGATTTACATCCACGTCGCTTTGATTCTTATTGGATACTCGGCGCTGTTCTTCAGCTTTGTTGCCAGCATTTTGTATCTGCTCCAGGAGCGCAACTTGAAAACAAAGGCCGGGATGAAAGGATTCTGGTCGCGCCTGCCTGCGCTGGCCACAATCGACGAAATCGGCTTCAAATGCCTGATCTGGGGCTTCCCGTTCATGACGCTGGGGCTAATCGCGGGCTCGATCCTGGCGGAAGCGCGCTTTGGCAGCAGATACTTCGCCGATCCCAAAATTTTGTTGTCCGGCCTGATGTGGGTCATCTATATGGTCCTGCTGTACACGCGCTGGAACGCGGGATGGCGCGGCCGGCGTGCTGCGTACCTGGCGACATTCGCCTTTGGCGCGGCTGTACTGGCTTGGGCGGCAAATAATTTCAGCCAGACACATAGGTTTATCGCTCCATGAACTTTCATGTCATCGGCGTGAACCACAACAGCGCTCCGCTTGAGGTGCGTGAGCGGCTGGCTGTGCCAGAAGCGCAGTTGCCCGACGCCATCCGCAGTCTTGTGCAGCAGCCCGGCGTGGATGAAGGCATGGTGCTTTCCACATGCAACCGCGTTGAGGTGGTTACCAGCACCAAGCAAGGCGCCGATCTGCGCGGATTTCTGGGCAGCTATTTTGGAGTGAGTCCCATGGCGCTCAATTCTCATATCTATGAATTTGAGCAGCGCGAAGCGGTGCG belongs to Terriglobia bacterium and includes:
- a CDS encoding N-acetyltransferase; the encoded protein is MIGTAVKANLKDILALRALYLQETNFQIRYNAVLERGWSDSYLLRIEGKDAGYGSIKGQERNDRDTIFEFYVVPPFRKQASLLFQELISASRARYIECQSNDHLLSTMLYAFSQDIRSDVVLFEPHSVTEYTIPDSIVRPSRPDDQIFEHTVEPTGDYVLEVKGEIVATGGFMLHYNPPFADLYMEVRKDCRRRGYGTFILQELQKACYLAGRVPAARCQIKNVASRAALRKAGLKVCGFMQIGNIKHPS
- a CDS encoding periplasmic heavy metal sensor; this translates as MKFYRLLFALFVLSAAGWGQKPADDPIAQALYPPELVMKYRQEINLDEGQSKAMKEAIQKAQTKFLDMQWDMQSEAEKLVKLLKARPVDEAAVMAQMDQVLNRERDIKKAQISLLIHIKNLLSEAQQNKLTELRQKPS
- a CDS encoding RNA polymerase sigma factor, with amino-acid sequence MDKNELHDELERLHPASFGWALWCCDHRRDEAEEVLQAAYLKVLEGGARFEGRATLRTWFFSVVRRTAWEQRRRRWARELLLGRWMGQQPASMLHPAPDEALSSSEENHALLRVLMKLPARQREVLHLVFYQDLTIQEAAKVLNISLGTARIHFERGKTRLRSLLSKEEMR
- a CDS encoding HAF repeat-containing protein, giving the protein MKSGLKTKLLTIAAIVAFLATCLVPSAAAQTYTATDLGTLHAGSARIHGVNDSGQAVGASGNPHGAETHAFFWQKQGGIRDLGTLPGGDYSAAYAINDSGMVVGTSNTSTSTHAFSWTLVRGLADLGTLPGANASSALAINNQGQIVGSSGGHATLWSGGNIQDLGTLGGATSEARGINNLGAVVGVSDTSSGPHAFLWQNGAMQDLGLLSGDTSSHADHINDSGMVVGASEGSGGVRAFVWTSAAGMQPLSEESGAIYSEAFDINNAGQVVGEIASSMGTRAFLWTSHNGLIDLNESVTNLPGDVVLIGAFSINEKGQIVAFGIKSPKVSKHQEVSADSHVHAGPTRVFLLTPQ
- the ftcD gene encoding glutamate formimidoyltransferase translates to MSTLVECVPNFSEGRDKSVVDAIVEAMKIPGVSLLDREMDSDHNRCVITIVGDREAIAEAAIRGVGKASELIDLTKHQGAHPRIGASDVIPFIPIEGVTIEDCVAIARKVGEEIWKRFKIPVYLYESAATNPDRQNLENIRRGQFEGLREDILVNPARCPDFGDPRCHPTAGATVVGARKALIAYNVFLNTKDVDIAKKIAKAVRYSSGGLRYVKGAGFEVRGLAQVSMNLTDFEQTPIARVFEFVKREAERYGVQPLSSEIVGLIPKKALEQAAEWFLQVENFDSSMILENRLAAVTSGKMAVGGIRAGVEPFIEQLAAPTATPGGGSAAASVAAMAAALGSMVAGMSRTKKAYVQYEPQLSAALARLAQLREELKALIDADAESYNKVLAAYKLAKTSNDGDALIETAMKGATTVPMDTAQRAREVKDIIETLKPITSPNMASDLTVASTLASAAIVGALANVEINLGSLKDADFADEIRSRVVELQR
- a CDS encoding metalloregulator ArsR/SmtB family transcription factor, with translation MTDKQLVLALKAVADPARVKILRLLKQKGQCSIGKGVGMCACDVQDHVTLSQPTISHHMSILRKAGLVQAEKHGLWMWYRRNEKSLKELAHAVSAEL
- a CDS encoding DUF962 domain-containing protein produces the protein MLGGRSSEQWIAQYASSHTHPVNRFCHSLGIPLIVLSLALGVAAIFYHPLWMLAAGLFVFGWLLQFIGHAFEHKEPEFFHDWRFLLVGVRWWWAKMRGRA
- a CDS encoding cytochrome c biogenesis protein, with product MLPLFWLRVALSLYGVGLLYALASFWGGRKVLTRITLPAVGLGMVFHFVSIVENAMSSGTWAPTSMHGLESLLAFVLMVFFFVVYARFRATSPGLAVFPLVFWLTFSASSYAEPTEPSAPLFVSTQWIYIHVALILIGYSALFFSFVASILYLLQERNLKTKAGMKGFWSRLPALATIDEIGFKCLIWGFPFMTLGLIAGSILAEARFGSRYFADPKILLSGLMWVIYMVLLYTRWNAGWRGRRAAYLATFAFGAAVLAWAANNFSQTHRFIAP